One genomic region from Maridesulfovibrio ferrireducens encodes:
- a CDS encoding phage holin family protein, translated as MNQFFDNITIKAVCSVFCTCISWLMGGYDLALAAVLVLMCADFILGLSFALCAGTYNRNKFLYGCAKFLIYAGVIAISNMVDVTIVEGEFPSVLAKFREFAVFFLAATEFISISNHFKKFGISFVPKRLIERLENFRDGYDPLTGRMDYGHGVGRHNSYPGGYQPIRGQRTPPSSPHVNNNENEEDLYG; from the coding sequence ATGAACCAATTTTTCGACAATATCACAATCAAAGCAGTCTGTTCTGTATTTTGTACATGTATTTCATGGCTGATGGGCGGTTATGATTTGGCCCTTGCCGCTGTTTTGGTTCTTATGTGTGCGGATTTTATTTTAGGGCTTTCCTTCGCCCTGTGCGCCGGAACCTACAACCGTAATAAATTTCTTTATGGTTGTGCCAAGTTCCTCATTTACGCAGGAGTAATCGCCATTTCTAACATGGTGGACGTTACTATCGTAGAAGGTGAGTTTCCTTCGGTTTTGGCAAAGTTTCGTGAATTTGCAGTCTTTTTTTTGGCTGCTACCGAGTTCATCAGTATTTCAAATCATTTTAAAAAGTTCGGTATTTCCTTTGTTCCCAAGCGACTTATTGAACGTCTTGAAAATTTCCGTGATGGGTATGACCCGCTTACAGGGCGTATGGATTACGGACACGGGGTTGGTCGGCACAACTCTTATCCCGGTGGATACCAGCCTATAAGGGGGCAACGAACACCGCCGAGTTCGCCACATGTAAATAATAATGAAAACGAGGAAGATCTTTATGGTTAA
- a CDS encoding phage tail protein I yields MSDLLPISATKQERDLSNAVARIEVVPVDIRDLWNPDKCPVVFLPWLAWSLSVDLWKDSWPEETKRAVIKASIAIHRIKGTPVAVEKYLEALGISADVLEWFEYDGDEYKFKVRTFNRMANVDYYKVLEAVSVSKNVRSHLDAIQVPHDSEAQPSAVGLPLLGISINGHIWIDVKIKEVPTYATGVPLLGVSLEAKMPDPTIRTNQENIYSSGFVRLGNQITGVMQ; encoded by the coding sequence ATGTCTGATCTTCTACCCATTAGCGCAACTAAACAGGAACGGGATTTATCCAACGCTGTTGCTAGAATTGAAGTCGTTCCGGTCGATATTCGCGATTTGTGGAACCCTGATAAATGTCCGGTTGTTTTTCTGCCTTGGCTGGCGTGGTCGCTTTCCGTGGACCTTTGGAAAGACTCATGGCCCGAAGAAACAAAGCGCGCGGTTATTAAAGCAAGCATAGCCATTCATCGTATCAAAGGCACTCCGGTTGCTGTTGAAAAGTACCTTGAAGCCCTTGGCATTTCAGCCGACGTGCTGGAGTGGTTTGAATATGATGGTGATGAATACAAGTTCAAGGTGCGTACTTTTAACCGTATGGCTAATGTGGATTATTACAAAGTTTTAGAGGCAGTCAGTGTTTCAAAAAATGTGCGTTCGCATTTAGATGCAATTCAGGTTCCACATGATTCCGAAGCACAACCTAGTGCTGTCGGTCTGCCGTTGCTCGGAATCTCCATAAACGGACACATATGGATTGATGTAAAAATTAAAGAAGTCCCAACATATGCGACGGGTGTACCTCTGCTTGGGGTTAGCCTTGAGGCAAAAATGCCTGATCCTACAATTCGCACTAATCAAGAAAATATTTATTCATCCGGCTTTGTCCGTTTAGGCAATCAGATAACAGGAGTAATGCAATGA
- a CDS encoding phage portal protein translates to MNVYNGWTSFVAQCVGAFSPDAAASWCRSRANLSAYSAASRRGPNSNWRPTNRSADNLSRHEHALIVARARDLVRNSTHVSGALERIANNVVYTGIKPQAAQLNADGDLDHAFNRKIEQHYKDWSEADEVGFEDKQRLIMNHLWQDGECLLRYYPDPDLMKQGLAPLGVELLECDHLDSSVDGPLEGGGYAMRGVEFNRKGHPVAYHLFSEHPGDMRRLMSRESVRVSAQWVRHIFRPIRSSQNRGISWMAPVVMEMRDFSEFQDSHRIVARLMAAFGFFVETPYAEMVNPLGGEMGDQSEGVDGYIPDYVEPGQIVTLPQGTKVHEAQFQHPGPTYEPYVKTSLRGSSTGFGMSYEAFSNDYSDASFASARSATLEERRGYRVQQNLLGRKGIMPTWKMFCRMLWLGGLEPLMTGPSVPASCQFPGWPWVDPMKDAKSADMMLSMGCTTRRKICAERGEDYDEVVEQLARENDDLKKRGLMENKSE, encoded by the coding sequence ATGAACGTCTATAATGGCTGGACTTCTTTTGTTGCTCAGTGTGTAGGTGCTTTTTCGCCGGATGCTGCTGCAAGCTGGTGCCGTAGCCGTGCGAATCTTTCTGCTTACTCTGCGGCTTCCCGTCGTGGTCCCAATTCTAACTGGCGACCAACCAACCGCAGTGCCGATAACCTTTCCCGTCATGAACATGCTTTGATTGTGGCCCGTGCGCGTGATCTGGTTCGCAACTCTACTCATGTTTCCGGTGCGCTGGAGCGCATAGCAAACAACGTGGTTTATACCGGAATCAAACCGCAGGCCGCACAGCTCAATGCTGATGGTGATCTTGACCACGCATTTAACCGTAAAATCGAACAGCATTATAAAGACTGGTCGGAAGCGGATGAAGTTGGTTTTGAAGATAAGCAACGGCTTATTATGAATCACCTTTGGCAGGATGGAGAATGCCTTCTCCGTTACTATCCTGATCCTGATTTGATGAAGCAGGGGCTTGCGCCTTTAGGTGTTGAACTTCTGGAATGTGACCACTTGGACAGCTCCGTTGATGGTCCTTTAGAAGGTGGCGGCTATGCCATGCGGGGTGTTGAGTTCAACCGTAAAGGGCATCCTGTCGCTTATCATCTATTCAGTGAACACCCCGGTGATATGCGCCGCTTGATGAGCCGCGAATCTGTTCGAGTTTCGGCTCAGTGGGTGCGCCATATATTCCGGCCTATTCGCTCCAGCCAGAACCGTGGCATTTCGTGGATGGCTCCGGTTGTTATGGAAATGCGCGATTTCAGTGAATTTCAGGACTCGCACCGTATTGTTGCACGGCTGATGGCGGCTTTCGGATTCTTTGTTGAAACTCCTTATGCCGAAATGGTGAATCCACTCGGTGGCGAAATGGGTGATCAGTCCGAAGGCGTGGACGGGTACATTCCCGACTACGTTGAACCGGGCCAGATTGTGACCCTGCCGCAAGGTACTAAAGTTCACGAAGCCCAATTTCAGCACCCCGGCCCGACCTATGAACCGTATGTAAAAACAAGCTTGCGCGGTTCTTCCACTGGTTTCGGCATGTCTTACGAAGCCTTTTCAAACGATTATTCAGATGCCTCCTTTGCGTCCGCTCGTTCCGCCACTCTGGAAGAACGGCGCGGCTATCGCGTTCAGCAAAATCTTCTAGGTCGTAAGGGCATTATGCCAACTTGGAAAATGTTCTGCCGGATGCTTTGGCTGGGCGGGCTTGAGCCTTTAATGACTGGCCCGAGTGTTCCGGCAAGTTGTCAGTTCCCCGGTTGGCCTTGGGTTGATCCTATGAAGGATGCCAAGTCCGCAGACATGATGCTGTCTATGGGATGCACAACGCGCCGCAAAATATGCGCGGAGCGGGGCGAAGATTATGATGAAGTTGTTGAACAGTTGGCCCGTGAAAATGACGACCTCAAGAAACGGGGACTGATGGAGAACAAAAGTGAATAA
- a CDS encoding baseplate J/gp47 family protein, producing the protein MSGFTPIDMSKVPAPDIVELLDYESILAELLVDLRARDPQFTAIVESDPAYKILEVAAYRELNLRQRVNDAARAVMVAYARGTDLENLAALAPVERKLIDAGDSEARPVIPPTYEADEEFRARVQMAPEGFSSAGPDGAYVFHALKVPAVRGATALSPLPGEVEVYVLSRDGDGLPDAETLAAVNGVVNDREVRPLTDHVTVKPADIVNYEVKVTLYIQPGPAPSSVIESARAAVIKYANERHSLGSTVPLSGIYAALHVEGVAKVELVSPVSDLAMQPEQAAYCASFEVGEG; encoded by the coding sequence ATGAGTGGATTTACACCAATTGATATGTCTAAGGTTCCGGCCCCTGATATTGTCGAGCTGCTTGATTATGAATCAATTCTTGCTGAACTGCTGGTAGACCTCCGCGCCCGTGATCCGCAATTCACCGCTATTGTTGAATCTGATCCGGCTTATAAAATTTTAGAAGTTGCCGCTTACCGTGAACTCAATTTGCGCCAGCGCGTTAACGATGCCGCCCGCGCGGTGATGGTTGCTTATGCGCGTGGCACTGATCTTGAAAATTTGGCGGCTCTTGCGCCAGTTGAGCGCAAGCTAATTGATGCTGGTGACTCTGAAGCCCGTCCGGTTATCCCACCTACTTATGAAGCTGATGAAGAATTTCGCGCCCGCGTTCAAATGGCCCCGGAAGGATTTTCTTCTGCTGGACCTGATGGGGCGTATGTTTTCCATGCTTTGAAAGTGCCCGCTGTACGCGGTGCTACTGCTTTAAGTCCGTTGCCGGGCGAAGTTGAGGTTTACGTTTTATCCCGTGACGGCGACGGCTTGCCGGATGCTGAAACCCTTGCCGCTGTAAACGGTGTGGTCAATGACCGTGAAGTCAGACCATTAACCGATCATGTGACCGTAAAACCTGCTGATATTGTAAACTACGAAGTTAAAGTAACACTTTACATTCAGCCCGGTCCGGCTCCTTCGTCTGTTATTGAATCAGCCCGTGCCGCCGTAATTAAATACGCAAATGAAAGGCATAGCCTCGGTTCAACCGTTCCGCTTTCTGGTATTTATGCCGCCTTGCACGTTGAAGGCGTGGCAAAAGTTGAACTTGTTTCTCCGGTTTCAGACTTGGCTATGCAACCAGAACAGGCCGCTTATTGCGCCTCATTTGAAGTAGGAGAAGGCTAA
- a CDS encoding phage tail protein: protein MSDFRKMSLTELGKDLLARTHTGVILDLENIVIGNGEWTAEEQNGNPPTELKFLQRTVAISSVEQNGKVAVVHGILSNADLENGFSITEIGVTAKHPIEGEILYMADYAPEDKSSYIQDKDGAPIEIPIKLEIMVSDTQDVTLTITDSFFSASKEDLANDLATHNADETAHPELFAQVSKELPRILKPENVSPVDLSAGVVAPISFQGSAYFSLYSIPQKALHYWIATDANMVNIVKSGTVNGVGTVFDLSNEDVAVDENYWWTIQYEDKKDNLSEVSEPTAFSTASIFLEIANDGIIAPVNGATHIMDGPEISGFYPIISGPTSADYSHINTDWILARDEALTDIVEQSLADTVNLNSWLSSKGLAEDLPYWVGRLVRFSDGANTVDGNLQKISFQTAPSFITNYWGDGTDGDVTITANTFLPVPNGDMIVKNYKSLKINSDATLTVDDPCRGLLIYVDGDCEINGALSFDNMGLCTVDPTKTISSDGAKMPTSGLVIAKHMGGGTDSGNSNLLGCGFAALNSEQQQQRVDNGFVLTLTPGCCGKGGDGGNGNTSGWGLGGPGVLGNYCGGSGGGGGAPFVPGGRGGGGGAGGAGTGGRGGITSQMHPQNSPQSGLGGLNGIGGNGGSGGAPNYSNSGENGGNGAAGLLILIVRGELKGTGVISSSSTFSGGDGGTGGGGPGGGCVTVLHGQALSSTLSVRVDGGSGGIGLANNGHPGAAGTIVTQQIDI from the coding sequence ATGAGTGATTTTAGAAAAATGTCTCTGACTGAGTTGGGCAAAGACTTGTTAGCCCGTACTCATACCGGGGTAATTCTTGACCTTGAAAACATTGTTATAGGTAATGGCGAATGGACTGCTGAAGAACAGAACGGCAACCCGCCTACCGAGTTGAAATTCTTACAGAGAACCGTGGCTATTTCCAGTGTAGAACAAAACGGCAAAGTTGCTGTTGTTCACGGAATACTTTCAAACGCAGATCTCGAAAATGGTTTTTCGATTACTGAAATCGGGGTTACGGCTAAACATCCGATTGAAGGTGAAATCTTATATATGGCGGACTATGCGCCAGAAGATAAGTCTTCTTACATTCAGGATAAGGACGGCGCACCCATCGAAATACCTATCAAGCTAGAAATTATGGTCAGTGATACTCAAGATGTGACGCTGACCATAACTGATAGTTTTTTCAGTGCCAGTAAAGAGGATTTGGCAAATGATCTTGCCACACATAATGCGGATGAAACTGCACACCCGGAGCTGTTTGCACAGGTAAGCAAAGAACTTCCCCGGATTTTGAAACCTGAGAATGTTTCTCCAGTTGATTTAAGCGCCGGAGTTGTCGCCCCTATCTCATTTCAGGGTTCTGCATATTTTAGCCTTTATTCAATCCCACAAAAAGCCTTGCACTATTGGATAGCAACAGACGCTAACATGGTGAATATAGTTAAATCCGGCACCGTGAATGGAGTCGGAACCGTATTCGATTTATCAAATGAAGACGTTGCTGTTGACGAGAATTATTGGTGGACAATTCAATATGAGGACAAAAAAGACAATCTATCTGAAGTTTCAGAGCCAACAGCGTTTTCGACAGCATCTATCTTTTTAGAAATAGCCAATGACGGAATAATTGCACCTGTAAACGGCGCAACTCATATTATGGATGGTCCAGAAATTTCTGGATTCTACCCCATCATATCCGGCCCGACATCCGCAGATTACAGCCATATAAATACTGATTGGATACTCGCTCGTGATGAAGCTTTGACTGACATTGTTGAGCAGAGTCTTGCCGATACTGTCAACCTCAATAGCTGGCTAAGTTCCAAAGGACTTGCCGAAGATTTGCCCTATTGGGTTGGTCGTCTGGTTCGTTTTTCTGATGGAGCAAATACTGTTGACGGAAATTTGCAAAAAATCAGCTTTCAAACAGCTCCTAGTTTTATCACAAACTATTGGGGCGACGGAACCGACGGCGATGTCACAATCACAGCTAATACGTTCCTGCCAGTCCCCAATGGCGATATGATCGTCAAAAATTACAAATCGCTAAAAATCAACTCCGATGCAACGCTGACAGTTGATGACCCGTGTCGAGGGCTACTTATCTATGTTGACGGTGATTGTGAGATAAACGGAGCCTTATCATTTGATAATATGGGATTGTGTACAGTTGATCCGACTAAAACAATAAGTAGTGACGGAGCTAAAATGCCTACCTCCGGTCTTGTAATAGCAAAACATATGGGTGGCGGGACTGATAGCGGAAACAGTAATTTACTCGGTTGTGGTTTCGCCGCTTTAAATTCTGAGCAACAGCAGCAACGAGTTGACAACGGTTTTGTACTTACGCTGACTCCTGGTTGTTGTGGAAAAGGCGGCGATGGCGGAAATGGTAATACATCAGGTTGGGGACTCGGAGGTCCGGGGGTTCTAGGTAATTATTGTGGTGGATCTGGCGGAGGTGGTGGAGCTCCATTTGTCCCGGGAGGGAGGGGTGGCGGCGGCGGTGCAGGTGGAGCAGGAACAGGTGGCAGAGGAGGAATAACTTCTCAAATGCATCCACAAAACTCACCACAAAGTGGTCTTGGTGGACTAAATGGAATTGGTGGAAATGGAGGTAGCGGAGGAGCTCCTAACTATTCTAATTCTGGAGAAAATGGAGGTAATGGCGCAGCTGGATTGCTCATACTGATTGTTCGAGGGGAATTAAAGGGGACTGGAGTTATATCTAGTTCTTCTACTTTTTCGGGAGGCGACGGTGGGACGGGTGGCGGTGGCCCCGGCGGCGGTTGTGTCACTGTTCTTCATGGGCAGGCATTAAGCTCAACATTGTCAGTACGCGTGGATGGAGGTTCGGGCGGAATTGGTCTTGCTAATAACGGCCATCCCGGAGCTGCCGGAACAATCGTAACCCAGCAAATTGATATATAA
- a CDS encoding GPW/gp25 family protein, translating to MKGVCAQTGKHLDGIAHLRQSITDILTTPIGSRIMRRTYGSRLFQLVDRPYSSDLLVEYYSAVAEALKKWEPRYKLTRVAVESLDAGGQIIINLVGKYLPEGKEVTLDGIVIS from the coding sequence ATGAAAGGTGTATGCGCTCAGACTGGCAAGCATTTAGACGGGATTGCACACCTTCGCCAGTCCATTACCGACATTCTTACTACTCCAATCGGTTCAAGAATTATGCGCCGCACTTACGGCAGTCGTTTATTCCAATTAGTTGATAGGCCGTACAGCTCCGACTTGTTGGTTGAATACTATTCTGCCGTTGCTGAAGCTCTTAAGAAATGGGAACCACGCTATAAACTTACTCGTGTTGCCGTTGAAAGTCTCGATGCTGGCGGGCAAATCATTATCAATTTGGTTGGTAAATATCTGCCGGAAGGAAAGGAAGTAACCTTAGACGGGATAGTTATATCATGA
- a CDS encoding DUF2190 family protein gives MAGNHVQIGKTMTWVNSTGADVLSGSPVIVGVLVGIALVDIPDGATGELATEEVWELPKTAAAIEHGAQVYLTPGNSITASSSGNTKAGVAFAFAADIDATAQVKLNA, from the coding sequence ATGGCTGGTAATCACGTTCAGATTGGCAAAACCATGACTTGGGTAAATAGCACCGGAGCGGATGTTCTGTCTGGTTCTCCGGTCATTGTCGGGGTTTTGGTGGGCATTGCGCTTGTTGATATTCCCGATGGCGCAACTGGTGAACTGGCAACCGAGGAAGTGTGGGAGCTTCCTAAAACAGCGGCGGCAATTGAGCATGGCGCACAGGTTTATTTAACTCCCGGAAATAGCATTACAGCATCTTCAAGCGGCAATACTAAAGCGGGCGTGGCCTTCGCTTTTGCGGCGGATATTGATGCAACAGCGCAGGTGAAGCTTAACGCTTAA
- a CDS encoding phage baseplate assembly protein V, translating to MSQGNPYQQSETDRRLSNLIRIGTVAEADYSKARVRVSFGEAVSDWLPWVTFRAGGDHTWWAPEVGEQVIVLSPSGEISGGVVLGSIFSTDHPAPADRPTIHRTTYEDGAVIEYDRLNHILHAYIPGFENREIDKDMTVQVHRDVFRTIDRDDFKQVVRDVFNDIGGNRTDTIGGNVSDDIGGDVNRTVGGKVVLDVQGEVVINSASRITLSAPLLVLDGPFVQGNSNHGGGGEFYGKINQHNGDFVSDGVSLQHHVHPEKGTVTDEPTGGAL from the coding sequence ATGTCACAGGGCAACCCTTACCAGCAGTCTGAGACTGACCGCCGCTTATCAAACTTAATCCGCATAGGAACCGTTGCCGAAGCTGATTACAGCAAGGCACGTGTTCGTGTGTCCTTCGGTGAAGCTGTTTCTGATTGGCTTCCTTGGGTTACTTTCCGCGCTGGTGGCGACCACACTTGGTGGGCTCCGGAAGTGGGCGAACAGGTGATTGTTTTGTCTCCGTCCGGTGAGATTTCCGGCGGTGTTGTTTTGGGTTCTATTTTTTCCACTGACCATCCGGCCCCGGCGGATCGACCTACTATTCATCGTACTACTTATGAAGATGGCGCGGTTATCGAGTATGACCGTTTGAATCATATTTTACACGCTTATATTCCCGGCTTTGAAAATCGCGAAATTGATAAGGATATGACTGTTCAGGTTCACAGGGATGTTTTCAGAACCATTGACCGTGATGATTTTAAGCAGGTTGTGCGTGATGTTTTTAACGATATTGGCGGCAACCGTACTGATACTATCGGCGGTAATGTTTCAGATGATATTGGCGGGGATGTAAACCGCACTGTAGGCGGTAAGGTCGTGCTTGATGTGCAGGGCGAAGTTGTCATTAACAGCGCAAGCCGGATAACCCTTTCCGCTCCTTTACTTGTGCTTGATGGTCCGTTTGTTCAAGGCAACAGCAATCATGGTGGTGGCGGTGAATTCTACGGAAAAATAAATCAGCATAACGGTGATTTTGTTTCCGATGGTGTCTCTCTGCAACATCATGTTCACCCTGAAAAAGGCACTGTCACAGATGAACCCACTGGCGGTGCATTATGA
- a CDS encoding D-Ala-D-Ala carboxypeptidase family metallohydrolase produces MVNSEFFSLETDPKLACGCCGTCDLVPGLLEKLDVARSLAGVPFTINSGFRCPEHNADIGSKPTSSHVGGYAVDIATGNGPERAAILKGLIMAGFERIGIAKSFIHVDIDPDKLNSWGPVTWVYS; encoded by the coding sequence ATGGTTAATTCAGAATTCTTTTCACTGGAAACCGATCCAAAGCTTGCCTGTGGATGTTGCGGAACTTGTGATCTTGTTCCCGGCTTGCTTGAAAAGCTGGACGTAGCCCGTTCACTTGCCGGGGTGCCGTTTACAATTAACAGCGGATTCCGTTGTCCTGAACATAATGCTGATATCGGCAGTAAGCCCACATCTTCACATGTGGGCGGGTATGCTGTGGATATTGCGACCGGAAACGGACCTGAACGTGCTGCAATTCTTAAAGGGCTGATCATGGCAGGGTTTGAGCGTATCGGCATCGCTAAAAGTTTTATCCATGTGGATATTGACCCCGACAAGCTTAATAGCTGGGGGCCTGTAACTTGGGTCTATTCCTAA
- a CDS encoding Mu-like prophage major head subunit gpT family protein produces the protein MNKHFPLNLAENENAPLQLTAGLNLSEQEEGKPRRFHIVGYTGSVIQRYFVRFVIELSGIRTEKRIPILEEHDPKKKIGIADSIKLEKSGLVLEGFFLDTDEAKEVVKLSDQKFPWQASIGVWPEAVEEVKAGATVIVNGEELAGPLYVWRKSFVRETSFCVLGADGETEAVAMNERPKPKPEESVMKKWLKLFLRANGLENVTEDSARTLLKEMGLDYEALNNLENAPAWMSAVDAPKVDPVQTPTPQAPANQSATPQLPQVNEQEVALAERQRINFIDDQVTMFGLSADFRKKLVDGGKGANDLNKLILSELSSQHQPLAPSGHIFAGRTEGEKLHDAAVSGMLFRAGISEEKPAPGYEDFRVMRLTDLARDILERSGVSTRGMSQSKIASQVLRPQNFGASTSDFPSIFAAITNKVLLKAYAEAPATWRPWVNIIPANDFKEIHGVSLSEAPDLELINEHGEYKTGSFKDSMESYRIARYGKNVRLTREMLVNDDLRVFTRIPQLFGNASARKVADIVYGLLLSNPRMSDNYNLFHAKHNNLEATVKGHVSAATLNAGRKAMRMQKGPNGARLDLRPRFLLTPVAQETEAEVLIRSAALPDANMSSGVHNPWAGKLEPISEPRLDDIDPDAHYLIGDPAQVDTIEVAFLDGIESPFVDEEPDFDSDGLKIKVRLEAGAGLMDHRGFQKNPGK, from the coding sequence GTGAATAAACATTTCCCTTTGAATCTTGCAGAAAATGAAAATGCACCACTGCAATTAACAGCGGGCCTGAACCTTTCAGAACAGGAAGAAGGCAAGCCGCGCCGTTTCCATATTGTCGGTTACACCGGATCAGTTATTCAGCGTTATTTTGTACGTTTTGTAATTGAGCTTTCCGGCATTCGCACTGAAAAGCGCATTCCTATTCTTGAAGAACACGACCCTAAAAAGAAGATCGGTATTGCTGATTCTATCAAGCTTGAAAAATCCGGCTTGGTGCTGGAAGGGTTCTTTCTGGATACGGACGAAGCCAAGGAAGTCGTTAAACTCTCTGACCAGAAATTCCCGTGGCAAGCATCCATAGGCGTGTGGCCTGAAGCTGTTGAAGAAGTAAAAGCAGGCGCAACCGTTATTGTTAACGGTGAAGAGCTTGCTGGACCTTTATATGTGTGGCGCAAGTCATTTGTGCGTGAAACATCCTTCTGCGTTCTTGGCGCGGATGGGGAAACCGAGGCCGTAGCGATGAATGAACGGCCAAAACCTAAACCGGAGGAATCAGTCATGAAGAAATGGTTGAAACTTTTCCTGCGGGCTAATGGCCTTGAAAATGTCACTGAGGACTCTGCCCGCACCCTACTAAAAGAAATGGGGCTTGATTACGAAGCCCTGAATAATCTTGAAAATGCACCTGCATGGATGAGCGCGGTTGATGCTCCTAAAGTAGATCCTGTGCAAACTCCAACTCCGCAAGCACCTGCGAATCAGAGTGCTACTCCCCAACTACCGCAGGTTAACGAACAGGAGGTGGCTCTTGCGGAACGCCAGCGCATTAATTTTATTGATGATCAGGTAACTATGTTCGGGCTGTCTGCTGATTTCCGTAAAAAGCTGGTTGATGGCGGTAAAGGGGCAAACGATTTGAATAAGCTTATCCTGTCTGAACTAAGTTCCCAGCACCAGCCGCTTGCTCCTTCAGGGCATATTTTTGCCGGACGTACTGAGGGTGAAAAGCTTCATGATGCCGCCGTATCCGGAATGCTTTTCCGTGCTGGAATAAGTGAAGAAAAACCCGCACCGGGTTATGAAGATTTCCGCGTGATGCGTCTTACCGATCTTGCGCGGGATATTCTGGAAAGAAGCGGCGTATCTACCCGTGGAATGTCACAATCAAAGATAGCTTCTCAAGTTCTCAGACCGCAGAACTTCGGAGCATCCACAAGTGATTTTCCGTCAATTTTTGCAGCAATAACTAATAAAGTATTGCTCAAAGCTTATGCAGAAGCTCCGGCAACATGGCGGCCTTGGGTAAACATCATCCCCGCCAATGATTTTAAAGAAATTCACGGCGTGAGTTTGTCCGAAGCTCCCGATCTGGAACTTATCAACGAACACGGCGAATACAAGACCGGATCATTCAAGGATTCCATGGAAAGCTACCGCATTGCCCGTTACGGCAAAAACGTGCGCCTTACCCGTGAAATGCTGGTTAATGATGATCTGCGAGTCTTCACCCGTATTCCGCAACTGTTTGGTAATGCTTCGGCCCGCAAGGTTGCAGATATTGTTTACGGTTTGCTTCTTTCCAATCCAAGAATGAGCGACAATTACAACCTGTTCCATGCAAAGCATAACAACCTTGAAGCCACTGTTAAGGGGCATGTTTCTGCTGCAACTTTGAATGCTGGTCGTAAGGCTATGCGTATGCAGAAGGGACCGAATGGAGCGCGTCTTGATTTGCGTCCACGCTTTCTGCTGACTCCAGTCGCACAGGAAACCGAAGCAGAAGTGCTTATCCGTTCTGCGGCTCTGCCTGATGCAAATATGTCTTCCGGTGTCCACAATCCTTGGGCCGGAAAGCTCGAACCCATTTCTGAACCCCGCCTTGATGATATTGACCCCGATGCACATTATCTGATCGGTGATCCCGCACAGGTGGATACTATTGAAGTGGCCTTCCTTGATGGTATTGAATCCCCATTTGTTGATGAAGAGCCTGATTTTGATTCAGACGGCCTTAAAATCAAGGTTCGTCTCGAAGCTGGTGCAGGGCTTATGGATCATCGCGGATTCCAGAAGAACCCCGGTAAATAA